From a single Hippopotamus amphibius kiboko isolate mHipAmp2 chromosome X, mHipAmp2.hap2, whole genome shotgun sequence genomic region:
- the LOC130842311 gene encoding melanoma-associated antigen D4 isoform X1 — MAEGSYHKESEGYNVEDMDEGSDEVGEEDMVEGNDYEEFGAFGGYGALTSFDIRILRAFGSLGPGFRILANEPWELENPMLARTLLEAFRMDPETLANETAARAANVARAASSNQAARATATAARATYNQVVANHSVAADQASGGDTQPMTSAAEAQAATPETSLASPHSSQMLVNSEMATPGAPARSTQPQTSSQAQEAAAEGPSTTCAFSQAPRASEMDATRPKTAFLGQNDVFDFTQPAGVSGMAFPRPKRPAPAQEAATEGPSAASGGLQTASAGEGAATRPKTTKSGKALAKTRWVEPQNVVAAAAAKAKMATSIPEPEGAAATSQQSAEPWARMGGKRTKKSKHLDDEYESSEEEREPPTVPPTWRASQPPLTTVRPQMAPRPPMALRSQVPSRHVLCLPPRNVTLLQERANKLVKYLMIKDYKKIPIRRSDMLKDVIREYDEHFPEIIERATYTLEKKFGIHLKEIDKEEHLYILVCTRDSSARLLGKTKDTPRLSLLLVILGVIFMNGNRASEAVLWEALRKMGLRPGVRHPFLGDLRKLITEDFVKQKYLEYKKIPNSSPPEYEFLWGLRARHETSKMRVLRFIAQYQNRDPREWRAHFLEAVDDAFKTMDVDMAEEHARAQMRAQMNIGEEALIGRWSWDDIQVELLTWDEDGDFGDAWSRIPFAFWARYHQYILNSNRANRRGTWRAGVSSGTSGAASTSMLDGPSTSSTIRTRNAARTSASFFSWIQ, encoded by the exons ATGGCTGAGGGAAGCTACCACAAAGAATCAGAAGGGTACAACGTTGAAGACATGGACGAGGGTAGTGATGAAGTCGGGGAGGAAGACATGGTTGAAGGCAACGACTATGAAGAATTTGGTGCTTTTGGAGGCTACGGAGCCCTCACCAGCTTTGACATCCGTATCCTCAGAGCCTTTGGGAGCTTGGGTCCAGGCTTTCGCATCTTAGCG AATGAGCCCTGGGAACTGGAAAACCCTATGCTGGCCAGGACTCTGCTGGAGGCATTTCGCATGGATCCAGAAACACTTGCCAATGAGACGGCTGCCCGTGCTGCCAACGTAGCCCGGGCCGCCTCCTCTAACCAAGCTGCTCGGGCCACTGCCACTGCTGCCCGTGCCACCTACAATCAGGTGGTCGCTAACCACTCAGTGGCCGCAGACCAGGCCTCAGGAGGCGATACCCAGCCCATGACATCCGCTGCTGAGGCTCAGGCAGCCACCCCCGAGACAAGCCTGGCTTCTCCGCACAGCTCCCAGATGCTAGTCAACAGCGAGATGGCCACCCCTGGGGCTCCGGCAAGGTCCACACAGCCCCAGACATCCTCGCAGGCCCAGGAGGCTGCTGCCGAGGGCCCTAGTACGACCTGTGCTTTCTCCCAGGCCCCGCGTGCCAGTGAGATGGATGCCACCCGGCCCAAGACAGCCTTCCTGGGTCAGAACGATGTCTTTGATTTCACCCAGCCGGCAGGTGTGAGTGGCATGGCCTTCCCACGCCCCAAGAGACCTGCCCCGGCCCAAGAGGCTGCCACAGAGGGCCCCAGTGCTGCCTCTGGGGGGCTCCAGACAGCCtctgctggggagggggcagctacCCGGCCCAAGACGACCAAGTCTGGGAAGGCTCTCGCCAAGACTCGGTGGGTGGAGCCTCAGAATGTTGTGGCAGCAGCTGCCGCCAAGGCCAAGATGGCCACGAGCATCCCGGAGCCTGAGGGTGCAGCTGCCACCTCTCAGCAGAGTGcggagccctgggccaggatggGAGGCAAGAGGACAAAGAAG TCCAAGCACCTGGATGACGAATATGAGAGCAGCGAGGAGGAGAGAGAGCCTCCTACGGTCCCACCGACCTGGAGGGCATCGCAGCCCCCACTGACGACTGTTCGGCCTCAGATGGCCCCTCGGCCCCCCATGGCCCTGAGGTCCCAGGTACCCTCAAGGCACGTACTGTGCTTGCCACCCCGCAATGTGACCCTTCTGCAGGAGAGG GCAAATAAGTTGGTGAAATATCTGATGATTAAAGACTACAAGAAGATCCCCATCAGGCGCTCAG aCATGCTAAAGGATGTCATCCGAGAATACGACGAACATTTCCCTGAGATCATTGAACGAGCAACGTACACTCTGGAAAAG AAGTTCGGCATCCACCTGAAGGAAATCGACAAGGAAGAACACCTCTACATTCTTGTCTGCACACGGGATTCGTCAGCCCGCCTCCTGGGAAA GACCAAGGACACTCCCAGGCTGAGCCTCCTCTTGGTGATTCTGGGCGTCATCTTCATGAACGGCAACCGTGCCAGCGAGG CTGTCCTCTGGGAGGCACTACGCAAGATGGGACTGCGCCCCGG GGTGAGGCACCCATTCCTGGGCGATCTGAGGAAACTCATTACAGAGGACTTTGTGAAGCAGAA GTACCTGGAATACAAGAAGATCCCCAACAGCAGCCCACCCGAGTATGAGTTCCTCTGGGGCCTCCGCGCCCGCCACGAGACCAGCAAGATGAGGGTGCTGAGATTCATCGCCCAG TATCAGAACCGAGACCCCCGGGAATGGAGGGCTCATTTCTTGGAGGCTGTGGATGATGCTTTCAAGACGATGGATGTGGATATGGCTGAGGAACATGCCAGGGCCCAGATGAGGGCCCAGATGAACATCGGGGAGGAAGCTCTGATTGGACGGTGGAGCTGGGACGACATACAGGTCGAACTCCTGACCTGGGATGAGGACGGAGACTTTGGCGACGCCTGGTCCAGGATCCCCTTCGCTTTCTGGGCCAGATACCATCAGTACATTCTGAATAGCAACCGTGCCAACAGGAGAGGCACCTGGAGGGCTGGCGTCAGCAGCGGCACCAGTGGTGCGGCCAGCACCAGCATGCTCGATGGCCCCAGCACCAGCTCCACCATCCGGACCAGAAACGCCGCCAGAACCAGTGCCAGCTTCTTCTCCTGGATTCAGTAA
- the LOC130842311 gene encoding melanoma-associated antigen D4 isoform X3 produces the protein MATPGAPARSTQPQTSSQAQEAAAEGPSTTCAFSQAPRASEMDATRPKTAFLGQNDVFDFTQPAGVSGMAFPRPKRPAPAQEAATEGPSAASGGLQTASAGEGAATRPKTTKSGKALAKTRWVEPQNVVAAAAAKAKMATSIPEPEGAAATSQQSAEPWARMGGKRTKKSKHLDDEYESSEEEREPPTVPPTWRASQPPLTTVRPQMAPRPPMALRSQVPSRHVLCLPPRNVTLLQERANKLVKYLMIKDYKKIPIRRSDMLKDVIREYDEHFPEIIERATYTLEKKFGIHLKEIDKEEHLYILVCTRDSSARLLGKTKDTPRLSLLLVILGVIFMNGNRASEAVLWEALRKMGLRPGVRHPFLGDLRKLITEDFVKQKYLEYKKIPNSSPPEYEFLWGLRARHETSKMRVLRFIAQYQNRDPREWRAHFLEAVDDAFKTMDVDMAEEHARAQMRAQMNIGEEALIGRWSWDDIQVELLTWDEDGDFGDAWSRIPFAFWARYHQYILNSNRANRRGTWRAGVSSGTSGAASTSMLDGPSTSSTIRTRNAARTSASFFSWIQ, from the exons ATGGCCACCCCTGGGGCTCCGGCAAGGTCCACACAGCCCCAGACATCCTCGCAGGCCCAGGAGGCTGCTGCCGAGGGCCCTAGTACGACCTGTGCTTTCTCCCAGGCCCCGCGTGCCAGTGAGATGGATGCCACCCGGCCCAAGACAGCCTTCCTGGGTCAGAACGATGTCTTTGATTTCACCCAGCCGGCAGGTGTGAGTGGCATGGCCTTCCCACGCCCCAAGAGACCTGCCCCGGCCCAAGAGGCTGCCACAGAGGGCCCCAGTGCTGCCTCTGGGGGGCTCCAGACAGCCtctgctggggagggggcagctacCCGGCCCAAGACGACCAAGTCTGGGAAGGCTCTCGCCAAGACTCGGTGGGTGGAGCCTCAGAATGTTGTGGCAGCAGCTGCCGCCAAGGCCAAGATGGCCACGAGCATCCCGGAGCCTGAGGGTGCAGCTGCCACCTCTCAGCAGAGTGcggagccctgggccaggatggGAGGCAAGAGGACAAAGAAG TCCAAGCACCTGGATGACGAATATGAGAGCAGCGAGGAGGAGAGAGAGCCTCCTACGGTCCCACCGACCTGGAGGGCATCGCAGCCCCCACTGACGACTGTTCGGCCTCAGATGGCCCCTCGGCCCCCCATGGCCCTGAGGTCCCAGGTACCCTCAAGGCACGTACTGTGCTTGCCACCCCGCAATGTGACCCTTCTGCAGGAGAGG GCAAATAAGTTGGTGAAATATCTGATGATTAAAGACTACAAGAAGATCCCCATCAGGCGCTCAG aCATGCTAAAGGATGTCATCCGAGAATACGACGAACATTTCCCTGAGATCATTGAACGAGCAACGTACACTCTGGAAAAG AAGTTCGGCATCCACCTGAAGGAAATCGACAAGGAAGAACACCTCTACATTCTTGTCTGCACACGGGATTCGTCAGCCCGCCTCCTGGGAAA GACCAAGGACACTCCCAGGCTGAGCCTCCTCTTGGTGATTCTGGGCGTCATCTTCATGAACGGCAACCGTGCCAGCGAGG CTGTCCTCTGGGAGGCACTACGCAAGATGGGACTGCGCCCCGG GGTGAGGCACCCATTCCTGGGCGATCTGAGGAAACTCATTACAGAGGACTTTGTGAAGCAGAA GTACCTGGAATACAAGAAGATCCCCAACAGCAGCCCACCCGAGTATGAGTTCCTCTGGGGCCTCCGCGCCCGCCACGAGACCAGCAAGATGAGGGTGCTGAGATTCATCGCCCAG TATCAGAACCGAGACCCCCGGGAATGGAGGGCTCATTTCTTGGAGGCTGTGGATGATGCTTTCAAGACGATGGATGTGGATATGGCTGAGGAACATGCCAGGGCCCAGATGAGGGCCCAGATGAACATCGGGGAGGAAGCTCTGATTGGACGGTGGAGCTGGGACGACATACAGGTCGAACTCCTGACCTGGGATGAGGACGGAGACTTTGGCGACGCCTGGTCCAGGATCCCCTTCGCTTTCTGGGCCAGATACCATCAGTACATTCTGAATAGCAACCGTGCCAACAGGAGAGGCACCTGGAGGGCTGGCGTCAGCAGCGGCACCAGTGGTGCGGCCAGCACCAGCATGCTCGATGGCCCCAGCACCAGCTCCACCATCCGGACCAGAAACGCCGCCAGAACCAGTGCCAGCTTCTTCTCCTGGATTCAGTAA
- the LOC130842311 gene encoding melanoma-associated antigen D4 isoform X2 has protein sequence MLARTLLEAFRMDPETLANETAARAANVARAASSNQAARATATAARATYNQVVANHSVAADQASGGDTQPMTSAAEAQAATPETSLASPHSSQMLVNSEMATPGAPARSTQPQTSSQAQEAAAEGPSTTCAFSQAPRASEMDATRPKTAFLGQNDVFDFTQPAGVSGMAFPRPKRPAPAQEAATEGPSAASGGLQTASAGEGAATRPKTTKSGKALAKTRWVEPQNVVAAAAAKAKMATSIPEPEGAAATSQQSAEPWARMGGKRTKKSKHLDDEYESSEEEREPPTVPPTWRASQPPLTTVRPQMAPRPPMALRSQVPSRHVLCLPPRNVTLLQERANKLVKYLMIKDYKKIPIRRSDMLKDVIREYDEHFPEIIERATYTLEKKFGIHLKEIDKEEHLYILVCTRDSSARLLGKTKDTPRLSLLLVILGVIFMNGNRASEAVLWEALRKMGLRPGVRHPFLGDLRKLITEDFVKQKYLEYKKIPNSSPPEYEFLWGLRARHETSKMRVLRFIAQYQNRDPREWRAHFLEAVDDAFKTMDVDMAEEHARAQMRAQMNIGEEALIGRWSWDDIQVELLTWDEDGDFGDAWSRIPFAFWARYHQYILNSNRANRRGTWRAGVSSGTSGAASTSMLDGPSTSSTIRTRNAARTSASFFSWIQ, from the exons ATGCTGGCCAGGACTCTGCTGGAGGCATTTCGCATGGATCCAGAAACACTTGCCAATGAGACGGCTGCCCGTGCTGCCAACGTAGCCCGGGCCGCCTCCTCTAACCAAGCTGCTCGGGCCACTGCCACTGCTGCCCGTGCCACCTACAATCAGGTGGTCGCTAACCACTCAGTGGCCGCAGACCAGGCCTCAGGAGGCGATACCCAGCCCATGACATCCGCTGCTGAGGCTCAGGCAGCCACCCCCGAGACAAGCCTGGCTTCTCCGCACAGCTCCCAGATGCTAGTCAACAGCGAGATGGCCACCCCTGGGGCTCCGGCAAGGTCCACACAGCCCCAGACATCCTCGCAGGCCCAGGAGGCTGCTGCCGAGGGCCCTAGTACGACCTGTGCTTTCTCCCAGGCCCCGCGTGCCAGTGAGATGGATGCCACCCGGCCCAAGACAGCCTTCCTGGGTCAGAACGATGTCTTTGATTTCACCCAGCCGGCAGGTGTGAGTGGCATGGCCTTCCCACGCCCCAAGAGACCTGCCCCGGCCCAAGAGGCTGCCACAGAGGGCCCCAGTGCTGCCTCTGGGGGGCTCCAGACAGCCtctgctggggagggggcagctacCCGGCCCAAGACGACCAAGTCTGGGAAGGCTCTCGCCAAGACTCGGTGGGTGGAGCCTCAGAATGTTGTGGCAGCAGCTGCCGCCAAGGCCAAGATGGCCACGAGCATCCCGGAGCCTGAGGGTGCAGCTGCCACCTCTCAGCAGAGTGcggagccctgggccaggatggGAGGCAAGAGGACAAAGAAG TCCAAGCACCTGGATGACGAATATGAGAGCAGCGAGGAGGAGAGAGAGCCTCCTACGGTCCCACCGACCTGGAGGGCATCGCAGCCCCCACTGACGACTGTTCGGCCTCAGATGGCCCCTCGGCCCCCCATGGCCCTGAGGTCCCAGGTACCCTCAAGGCACGTACTGTGCTTGCCACCCCGCAATGTGACCCTTCTGCAGGAGAGG GCAAATAAGTTGGTGAAATATCTGATGATTAAAGACTACAAGAAGATCCCCATCAGGCGCTCAG aCATGCTAAAGGATGTCATCCGAGAATACGACGAACATTTCCCTGAGATCATTGAACGAGCAACGTACACTCTGGAAAAG AAGTTCGGCATCCACCTGAAGGAAATCGACAAGGAAGAACACCTCTACATTCTTGTCTGCACACGGGATTCGTCAGCCCGCCTCCTGGGAAA GACCAAGGACACTCCCAGGCTGAGCCTCCTCTTGGTGATTCTGGGCGTCATCTTCATGAACGGCAACCGTGCCAGCGAGG CTGTCCTCTGGGAGGCACTACGCAAGATGGGACTGCGCCCCGG GGTGAGGCACCCATTCCTGGGCGATCTGAGGAAACTCATTACAGAGGACTTTGTGAAGCAGAA GTACCTGGAATACAAGAAGATCCCCAACAGCAGCCCACCCGAGTATGAGTTCCTCTGGGGCCTCCGCGCCCGCCACGAGACCAGCAAGATGAGGGTGCTGAGATTCATCGCCCAG TATCAGAACCGAGACCCCCGGGAATGGAGGGCTCATTTCTTGGAGGCTGTGGATGATGCTTTCAAGACGATGGATGTGGATATGGCTGAGGAACATGCCAGGGCCCAGATGAGGGCCCAGATGAACATCGGGGAGGAAGCTCTGATTGGACGGTGGAGCTGGGACGACATACAGGTCGAACTCCTGACCTGGGATGAGGACGGAGACTTTGGCGACGCCTGGTCCAGGATCCCCTTCGCTTTCTGGGCCAGATACCATCAGTACATTCTGAATAGCAACCGTGCCAACAGGAGAGGCACCTGGAGGGCTGGCGTCAGCAGCGGCACCAGTGGTGCGGCCAGCACCAGCATGCTCGATGGCCCCAGCACCAGCTCCACCATCCGGACCAGAAACGCCGCCAGAACCAGTGCCAGCTTCTTCTCCTGGATTCAGTAA